The following are encoded together in the Pelosinus sp. IPA-1 genome:
- a CDS encoding M48 family metallopeptidase translates to MHLRSLMQQKIRRGAITLNLRTFLRKTVLGGALTFAILLAVGVFQPTKTEAIDLGKLGGTLVGTATQQNEVRKSLDHYENDGRYELFEQLKKSEGVIEDPDLNAELARVMTRLTSTIAKTEPGVENKPYNYFINPQTAFNAFCSLGHNVSVNVGVFQFFDNNEDKIAAVVAHELVHGQRNHPINGAKKKMTVDFVQKIAGSQLGGGSKLAVDVVATNTKAAGITKPNEWEADNIAFSYITEAGYNPGAPAAVWQRVIDKMSSGGSKGLFDDLLNPSTHPGEKERRDNYSKKLSEYGNQKVTVNPATGEIKVNNKVFMKPAPFANMSGVERSYLIAGNLAAVYHKNEASTQAINDNGVVKIGDNAIVEPCSADISAEELVRILNEIK, encoded by the coding sequence ATGCATTTACGTAGCTTAATGCAGCAAAAAATAAGAAGAGGTGCTATTACATTGAATTTGAGAACTTTTTTGCGTAAGACGGTACTGGGAGGAGCCTTGACTTTTGCTATTTTACTGGCAGTAGGGGTATTTCAGCCAACCAAAACCGAAGCCATTGATCTTGGAAAACTTGGTGGTACATTAGTAGGTACTGCGACGCAACAGAACGAGGTCAGAAAATCTCTTGACCATTATGAAAATGATGGGCGGTATGAGCTTTTTGAACAGCTTAAGAAATCAGAAGGCGTGATAGAAGACCCTGATCTGAATGCAGAACTTGCCCGTGTAATGACTAGGCTGACAAGCACGATTGCAAAAACGGAACCGGGAGTTGAAAACAAACCGTACAACTATTTCATAAACCCGCAAACTGCATTCAATGCTTTTTGCAGTCTGGGACACAATGTTTCCGTTAATGTTGGTGTATTTCAGTTTTTTGATAATAACGAGGATAAGATAGCAGCCGTCGTTGCCCATGAGCTGGTCCACGGGCAACGAAATCATCCTATAAACGGCGCCAAAAAGAAAATGACTGTGGATTTTGTCCAGAAAATCGCTGGCTCTCAACTTGGCGGCGGCAGTAAATTGGCTGTTGATGTAGTGGCGACTAATACGAAGGCGGCGGGCATAACCAAGCCGAATGAATGGGAAGCAGACAATATCGCCTTTTCTTACATAACAGAGGCCGGTTATAATCCGGGTGCTCCTGCCGCAGTATGGCAGCGTGTGATTGACAAGATGAGCAGTGGTGGATCAAAAGGGCTTTTTGATGATCTTTTAAATCCTTCTACGCATCCCGGGGAGAAAGAAAGACGTGACAATTATTCCAAAAAATTGAGTGAATATGGCAATCAAAAAGTCACTGTCAATCCTGCCACCGGTGAAATCAAGGTAAATAATAAAGTCTTTATGAAACCAGCTCCTTTTGCCAACATGAGCGGTGTGGAACGAAGCTACTTGATTGCCGGCAATTTGGCTGCTGTTTATCATAAAAACGAGGCTTCAACACAAGCAATAAATGACAATGGGGTGGTTAAAATTGGCGATAATGCGATCGTAGAGCCGTGCTCTGCCGATATAAGCGCAGAGGAATTGGTAAGAATCCTAAATGAAATAAAATAA
- a CDS encoding MBL fold metallo-hydrolase, which translates to MLKFIGIGSAFNTKWGNTSAFIKKNNGLFLFDCGGTVFHRLQELSIFDGVKNLYIVITHTHPDHVGSLGEVIFYCYYILGCKPTVFFPNRELIENFFACIGVSKDMYVLDSREKSGVVDKDFGDVNIEFLPVTHVETIPAYGFIMKQKSGAFYYSGDTNNISQEVLTRFQYGEFDQVYQDTCGLDYEGNSHMSLRRLEEIISIEFRNKVNCMHLDNHIHPKEVIDKGFNVVEIFRG; encoded by the coding sequence ATGCTTAAATTTATTGGTATTGGTAGTGCGTTCAATACTAAATGGGGTAATACAAGTGCTTTTATAAAAAAAAATAATGGCTTATTTCTGTTTGACTGTGGCGGAACCGTTTTTCACAGGCTGCAAGAATTAAGCATATTTGACGGGGTGAAGAATTTATATATTGTTATAACCCATACGCACCCTGATCATGTAGGAAGCCTTGGAGAAGTGATTTTTTATTGTTACTATATCTTGGGCTGTAAGCCGACTGTTTTTTTCCCTAATCGGGAATTAATAGAGAATTTCTTTGCATGCATCGGAGTTAGCAAGGATATGTACGTGCTTGATAGTCGTGAAAAGTCAGGTGTGGTAGATAAAGACTTTGGAGATGTTAACATTGAGTTTTTGCCGGTTACACATGTAGAAACGATTCCTGCCTACGGTTTCATTATGAAGCAGAAATCAGGAGCATTCTATTATAGCGGAGATACTAATAATATAAGCCAAGAAGTTCTAACTCGATTTCAATATGGAGAGTTTGACCAAGTGTATCAAGATACTTGTGGACTTGATTATGAAGGCAATAGCCATATGTCGCTAAGGAGGCTGGAAGAAATTATTAGTATTGAGTTTCGGAATAAGGTGAACTGTATGCATCTAGATAACCATATTCATCCTAAAGAGGTCATAGACAAAGGCTTTAATGTGGTAGAAATATTTAGGGGATAA